TAATGTTTATGTAAGCACCTTTCACCAAGTTCACCAAATTCCACATAAGTGCACTTGTTGTGGCAATAAAACGTATTGCCACAACAacttttctgattctgactctGATTCAATCGAACCGCCGACACGtatacagctgaaatgattagccagTTCGACCCTTAGTTGATTGACTGTTTTGATCATttacagtttctaaaatgttagGATTAATCTGCtgtgagtacttttactttaaatacgTTTAATGTTGTAgtacagtgttgttgtcattacttagaattcctcattgggGCAGCTGAAACAACGCGCTATAGCTTTAAGGAGCGCTAGCAGCATGGCTCTATCCTTATTGGTCCAGGCTGATACAACTAATAAATCAAGTGCTCTTACATGTTTTAGAGACAAGATGATAGATGATAGATGATAGATGATAGAGACGAGTCCAATTTCCTGAGGAtacacatacttttacttaagtaacatatTGAAtccaggacttttacttgtaacaatGTATTTTAACACCACGCCATTAGTATTTTTAcctaaagtgctcatattatgctcattttcaggttcataattgtatttagaggttgtaccggaataggtttacatggtttcatttttttttaaacacagtctttttgttgtactgcacattgctgcagctcctctttacaccctgtgtgttgacttctctgttttagctacagagtgaggcatctcacttttgttccatctttgttgggagttgcacatgcgcagcaGCTAGGTAAGGACTGCTAGCCAGTCAGCCAGCCTAATGCTAGGCGAGCATTAAAACGTGTTTAACAAAGTAACGCACATTTGTAAcaaaagtaaaggctggactacaacagagctgtttggagcagtttgtgaacagtgttttctgttggagatggtaagtccttTTGGGATGGACTTTTTCACTtggtaaacctataacatgcccaaaaaggaaatataacataaaaaacaaagaaaagggaaaaagccaaaaagcataatatgagcactttaagtaagGGATcagaatacttcctccacccgTGGTAAAGAACACCGGGACTGACAGCAGAGAGCGTCCTCCCCTGCCGCTGTGTGTGAGCTCTTTAATACAGAGGTTGTCCAGCCTTGAACTCGTAGCAGATGCGTACAGCGGCCAGACACCCGTACGTTGCTCCTGACAGGCTGACAGCTCCTGCTTTGTCCTCAGACACTGTGGCCTGCTGTCATGGAGTAATGAGGTCATCTTTTACACCGGCAGCTCTGCAGAACCGTATGCTCTGCTGGCTTCCAGGTTAGAGGAGTACATTTGTTACTGGAAACCCCGAATGGctagaaaagtgtgtgtgtgtgtgtgtgtgtgtgtgtgtgtgtgtgtgtgtgtgtgtgtgtgtgtgtgtgtgtgtaacctaaccctaacaattatgtataaataaaatagctagctttttaaaaaaaatatgagaaatgtagtgatacacatgtatatatgcATACCCCACACACGCCCATACATGTACGTACATCCTATGCACACGTACTGTATATTCCATCTTGTCTCAGTTCACTGTGTGGTTTCTGTTCAACAGTCTGATTGCAGTTGGGAAATAAACTGTGGAACCGTGCAGACCTACTCCTTAGGCTGTGATACCGCCGGCCTGAGGGCAGGAGAGAGAACAGACTGTGGCAGGGGTGTGTGGCGtctttgatgattttttttgcccTTAAAAGGTTGCGTTGTTTGGCCAGGTTATCAATAGGTGGCAGCGTTACCCCAATGATTCTCTCCGCTGACCCTACCACCCTCCTCATATATCAACCAAACGTCCCTGTTTTACAAGATGGGACTGAGAATGTGTTGCAtatataaaggtttactcctacggccctttgctgcatgtcacccccctcTTAGTTATTCTTCGATCCATTCgaatggtagttgaccgtttttttcccacattgttcAGGCTTGAGATGCCaattcaaggcatttgaaatcattttggctgagcagcctatactTTTCTGCacatctttttatgttttcccctctccaatcaactttctAATCAAAGTTCCTccgagcaatgtctggaacgacccatttagttgagtatttcagtgtgaagtGCAccataaccagcatgcacatttgcttccttccttccttaaatatgggccataattgacaccggtttcttcacagaatcaatcacctcactaattgaacacaacactgctattattttgaacatgcccctttcaattacagattcactTACATGTAAGGACTGtggggtctgttggttttctacaACActtagtaaattatttgccatgtagaaatatcacttctaccaaaaaatatgatttatgaggttaggggtgttggactgctattatttatAACACAACTTTAGTTCCATTATCACATCAATATGTCACtttgtaaaaatacattagtttatGCCCAAATATCTGCAATAAGAATGACATcagtgagcatgttagcatgatgACAGTGGCATTACGTTTTAAGTACAGCCTCACCGAGCTGTTGGCATGGCTATAGAACCTGggttttgtttgtattataaACCTCTTGGGCTACTTTTAAATTacctgttttctttatttttcctttttttctataaacgttaaatataaaaaccttttaatcaTCTTTATCAACAGAAACAGTCGCTGGCTCAAGCTGTTCAACTTTGCTTAATTTTCTGTTTAATATTGTAAAATTGAATTCTTTTGGGCTTTGACTGTTGGTCGGACCAAGCACTTCCATCTTGTTAATTCTCCTGACATTTTGACAGACTAGTTTAGCAATTATTTGCAGCCTTGATGTTATTTTTCAAGGACTTTGCCTCGTCTGTTGTGGAACCGCTGCATTTATGGGCCTTTTGCCATTTGAGACACTATATGTGATAACGAGCTGTACAAATAAACTTCCCTTGACCTTCGAAGCAGGCCTACACACCAAACATACCGTTCCACAACATCTTTGGCAAGGGCTATTTTTAAGACTTCATTTTTTTGCATGGCTTTTGCATCTATTTCTCCGTGCCTCACTGTGACCTCAGCCAGATATGAAGGATAAAACAGTGACGAAAAGATAGTGTGAGAAAGTAATACTCAAGGTATTCACAAACACCCTGTAGAACTGGAACACtggaacaataaaaaaaaaaaaaaaaaaaaaaaaaacttttgtttgcTCATCCATGTGGCCTGACCTCAGATAGGCTAATAAGACAGACACTGTTCTCTGTCTCTGAACTGGTAGTAAAACCAACAGGTTTCAATTTGCTGCCATGAAGGATCTTGGCAACAGACTATTTGGATCAGATCCAAGGAGTACTTAAGGTGTGTATGTAAACACTGAAGCCAAAAATAGAGAAAGGGCTATGTTTTCCTTTGGTCGTCAGACTGTAGATTCATTAGACTACGCAGGCCTGTAGACGTACGATGTGTTCAAGCACAACCCATAAGTCAGCCAAGTATAGCTTTCTTTGTGTAGTACAGTTGATTTACAGAACAGATCACAGAGGCCAGTACTCccatgttgaaaacatcaacatgctGCTCTGCtaaacccccccaaaaacacaCGAGTCACTAAACTTGCAGCAGTCGTTTCTTAATGATGCACTTATAAGGACTTGGCAGTTTGTCAGTGTGCTCTCATCAGGTCAAATGGCTGAACGCAGATTTAAACGCCAGGTtgttattaaaaagtcacacatcttaaatataaacacagtttacgcaggacaaaaaaaggtttagcAGATGGCTttctgtaatgtaatataaatacAACCCGAGTTTTTCCTCTACCTCACCAGGAGGTGGTGGTAAAGATCTATTACTTAGTCTGTGAGGAGCATTTAGTCAAAAATCAGCAGACAGGTCTATAATTGACTGaaaataatgaagaaaaaaaaactgttatggAAATATATCCATGAAAACACCAATTCACAAACATCTAGACattttattatgaaaataaCACAGAACATAATTTGAGCACATTTTCCTTCAATCATGCAGTAGAGCTGATGGACACACATGGAGAGAGCATTTTGCCGGACAGTTTCTCTGCTACACCTGCAGTGCAGTTCTTAATGTCTGGAGGATTCACAGGATGCCACAGTGAGGAAGTGCTGCAGACCATCCACGGtcattaatatgaatatgaCAGCTGATGAACAGTATCTCTATGTGGCTCAGTGAATACATGGTGACTGTAGGGTTCTggatgcacgtgtgtgtgtgagcttctTTGTTGAAGCGTTTGTTGTTTACTTGGCCTCCTGGGCTTTTTTGGCACTTTGTTTCTCCTTCGCctggtgaaaagaaaaaaaaaaaaatctttttattagTGTCCAGAATTTAAACAAGAATTAGTAAAGAAAAGTGtatttaaaaggtcccatgacatggtgccctttggatgcttttatatagacctttgtggtcccctaatactgtatctgaagtctctttcccaaaattccttggtgcagaattacagcctctAGAGACAGTCAAACAATGAGCGTTAGGATGTGCCAGTTCTGAGTCTGAAGCTTTTGaggaaggcagagagagagagagggaggaacttgccccttatgacctcataagaagtAAGATTGCatatcggcccatctgagctttcattttctcaaaggcagagcaggatacccagggctcggtttacacctatcaccatttctagccactgggggaccataggcaggctgggggaactcattctaatgttaaaaacctcatgaagtgacattttaatgccatgggacctttaagactcTAATCGCCAATTCTGGGCACACACCTTGCAGACACTTAATTTGAATTACTGTAGTTCTAGAAAAGTCATATTCATTAACTAGATATGGTATGCTTGTGAGACATTACGTTTTTTACTTTGACGCATTCAACATTGACaaagatattttattatttattaatgggAGTCCCTAAAAAATATGCAAACATGCCattaacaataataaggataaataaaaaaatgatttaaaatctAAAGGTACTTTAGTCTTTTCAGGCACGTATACACAGAAAGCATGTAGTGTTGAAGAAAgccacagaaagaaaagaaaaataccttTTCCACCAAAGGTATTAACTGTTGGTACTCTGCCAGTGTCTTCAGTAGCTCCATGATGAAAGGAAGGTAGTTGTGCTTCCGTCGAATGTTTTCAATCTGTGAGAAAACGCATAAATCCAACAAGTGAGGGAAAACTGGGCATGACTAATGTCTACGGAGGAAATCAAAAAGACATCTTGCCTTCAGGAGGTGGCTGCAGTAAACACAGCCTTTACATTAAACATGTGCTCATGGTTATTCAAAAGGCATTTTTCCACATGAACAATACACTGTAGCCTTATGGACAATGCCAGCCTCCATCTCACAGTCATTGGCACATAGCATACAGCTTGTAATAGGAGGGGATGTAGTGTCGAGGAGAAACCCACCTTATATCTTTTAAGTTTCTGATTTTCTTCTTCAATAAGGAGTTGGTACTTGGCAATCTCTGACTGGATGGAGCTGAGAAACGTGCTGCTCTGATCTGTGTCCATTGGTTCATCCTGAGAACAGAAGGGAGAAACAAAAGGTTTAACACACACAACCCACCTTtttatatatctctatatagaTCTATATAGATCTATATAGATCGATcgatagatatagagatatatatatatatatatatatatatatatatatatatatatatatatagagatatatatagatatatatatatagagatatatatatacacacacacacacacacacacacacacaagggctGGGCAACTTAAcgcgttaactcattaattaattaacgcagACAATTTTTGTATGcacgttaacgcagtttttattatttctctaTTATTGTagaagtttgttgctcacaggatttctaaatactgcaaagttgaattttcttatcaccggagtacttccagtctgaaatatcaccttgacagttgctACCAGCAAAGCATTCAACGACACACACAGTGGCAAGAGGCTTCGGCAgtctacgttagatgcagcgtgtgggtaagtagagataaacaaaggcaagagacgctagCAAATaccatagcgacgtggatagctacagactgcaggtcctagggttgtggaggacatcggtctgagaatcgcaacaatGACgtgtatgagattccctcaacacgcaccatcacaagGAGAATACACGAGTTGTTTGAAAAGGTGAGGACTGCAAAACGTGTGCGTGCTGCTGCTCTTACTGGCGACTACTAGACTCATTGGGTAATCATAATTATcggagttacagtgcattattctgatgaaaagtgggcgctgcattcacatgctctgactgacattatgctgagacatgcgcgggacactttattgaagttacacagcagtggaatgtgtcaaataaagtcacgcAGTTTGGACAGATAGTACAAATAGATACgaaatctgatcgctgctgcgagccttctgccttctgatcatgtcccctgctttgcgcacgttctccagcgttctgtcacagttctgttacagcgcgttggacaatGTCCCTCAGcgtctctgcttaacagtgcCTTTGACAGTGTCCtgcgaagtgcagaaaagttgtggggctctaaacccagtccagcaaggctgcagagttagagtaacaacagaagaacgtggacataagaaggagtcgcttatgcaacacgttccaaccagatggaattcacctcatgataaatacattatgtttaagttgagatgtacactaaatattttatttaactgctactttataaacaaaatgctggtaagtttttgcagaacaaatgttacggcacttttgttcatatggcagaacctttaaaaataaattgcactatatacactacttttgaattcataatttcattttgcgattaatctgggaaattatgcgattaatcaagataaaaaaattgtaatcactgcccagctctaatatatacacatacacatacatacatacatgcatacacccACACTATTTGGTAGATCAAGCAATCTGTTCGTCTGTAAATGATGTTGTGTAGTGTCCCAAACAGGTCTCTAGAGAATGAGACACTGTCTCAATGAGATTACCTGTACAAAaggttgaattaaaaaaataagtagtaaAATGTAGTTTCATTGGTAATAACTAAATATGGCAATAGTGAATCTAATGCAGCAGAAAACCCCCACTCCTTGTTTTCTCTGTTGaagttaaatgttgtgtttgctgACCTCCAGTGGTTGAATGCTTCACCTTGCTGCAGTAATGCGGATGTGTTATCAGGGTGTGATCAGTTGTAGGTGTGGTTGGTCACGGGTGCAAAAGAGCCCATTTCTGACAAAACCCAATAATGATGCTGAGCATGACATCAGGTGTAACAGACATCAGGAGAAACAGACTACTCCTTTCAACCAAAAGCAGGTCAGCAGAACAAGAATGTATAGCTTGGGGTGAAGTTACTCTGACGGCCCAAAACACCAAGCTGGCAGCCGGCGGTTTGCCGTCGGCCTAGATGGTGCTGGGTGTCCCGCACACCCGGCAAAACAGTCAATTTATCTGATTGGCTGTATTGCTTGAGGACAACTAACACATGACTAtaggaggaaaacacaaggctcctttttatttttcatctcatctgatcAATCTAATACACATGAGAGCTGTCAAAACTGGTCAAAAATGACGTTGTAATATtccttctaaaaaaaacatgccaagGGCCCCTCCCTTAAGGGATCAACAGTTGTGATGTCCACTAAACATGGGCTGAAAACTACCAATATTCCTTGCCTGCTTATTTCCTTGCCACAGACTTTAAGTCTCTTCTTTTCATAATATTCTAAGACCTTCATGATCCATAGTGGGACTAAATGTTGTAACTCGGTGGTAGATGGTATTATTAGGGTAGATTTCATCAAACCCGGAGCAGCTCTCTCTCACATCATGTGTGGTTGACAAATGTGATGCGACTAACACGAAAATCAGACTCCTGGACGGagtcccaaaaaaaagaaagacatagcatttcttttcttttttataagaCTTGAGCACAACAAGGTTATCTTTTGAATCTGATGCATTTCACTTGTCGCCTAAGCGGGGAGAAAGTTGTCATGTGTGCACTGGGTTCAGCTATTTTTTTCAGCCACTCACCTCAGTAAGCTGGGTCTGGAGCTCTGCAATTTTTCTCTCGTATATCATCTTCCTGTCCGACACAATGGCCATTAGGTTGAATCGGATCTCTCCTTCACTATACCTGAAAGagttaaacaatacaattttacaAAGTATAGAATGATACACTGTCAAGAAATGTAAGGTAGTACAAGATTTGGCAGAGTAGGTTTGCATACACAGAGAGAATACTATATTTGCTTTATAAGATTATAAACGATGAAAAACGCTAAATTAATCAAATGAGATggataaaaaaggttaaataattACTGTGTACTGCTTGACTTATTTTCTGTTGGTGTCTCACTACTTgtcttaaaaaaagtgaaagagattcactaaaagtatttaaattcCACATTAACTGTGATAGAAAGCATTTGGTCAACTTAAGATCCaggaaaaataaatggacaaaGATATTCACTTCTGTATTCTTTTCTCGATGACTGGGCGAACTGCGCTGATCCAGTCATCCTGGTTGCATGCACCTGGTGAAAAACAGACAGGAACAAATAATACTGCAGGTGCTCGTATACACAGTAACGGCCCTGTACATCATCATAAAACAGACAGTTTTAGAGGAAATGGGCCACGGCCTACAAGATTAAATTCAGCTGTGCACAGCAGCACCTCACGCCGAGGGactttaaacattaaactgCCAATTGTGGTGCTGGAACCATaaagcaataaaaataatattaacaaatgACTCTTTCTCTGCTTACCCAGGTCAATTGGTCCCTCTCGGAGTCCATCCAGCTCGTATAGTCTGCCATTTACAGGAACGTAGCTCACAAAGTGAAAAGCGTCCTCGTCCTTTGCTGTTGACTTTGCATCAAATTCAAACATTTGCTGTctgcaaataacaaaacaaaaacattatactATAAAATCAATCAAAGCAGATGATAATCATCATGcattacacaaacaaatgtagATGCTATTGTTTTGACTATTAACAGAGTAGGCATGTAGGACGCCAGAAATCATAACTTAAGTCAGTAAATCAAAcatgtttgtcaatttaaattgttaaaaggtcccatggcatgatgaaaatttcactttaaaaggctttttaacaCGAATGAGTTccaccagcctgcctatggtcccccagtggctagaaatagtgataggtgtaaacagagccctgggtttcttgctctgcctttgagaaaatgaaagctcagatgggccaatctggaatcttgccccttatgaggtcataacaaggttacctcccctttatCAGTTTTGCCCACCCAAAGAATTTGGCCTACACATGAGAGAGACACTTCATGGCTTTCAAAACGAGCAAAGTAGACCTTTAACAATAAGTGTTTAGTGAAAGAGCTTATGTTACGACAGTTTTTTCTATTCATTACATGAGAGAATCAGCACTGACAACGTTTTGGAATGACCTACAATTCACCTGGCCTCACAGCTGCCCGTTTCTTAAAAGCAGTTAGATAATTAGAAAAATGACTTTTCACAGAGTTGGCATGAGGagctaaaaataacacaaagccAATCAAACAGACTTTCTCCGGCAGCTGGATATGATAGGAGCAGGAGCTTACCTGGCAAAGCTGTTGTGAACTTGTCGGATCACTTCAGAGTTGCTAAGAGCCAAACCTTTCATCTGAAGAGAGCGGGAGGTGCAGGATTAGAATACGGAGTTTATGGCCGTTGCCTTAAAGATGCAGCAGGGTTATGAAAGGCTGTATGGGACACATTATACTTTCCTTTTTCTAGAAACAAGTCATGcatcaaattagtttttttcaatacaagaaaaatttaaaaaggttCCTACTTCAAATAAATGACTAATTTGTTACTTCTATATCATGCCTagaaaagattattttatgTAGCGATTCCAGACCTGCTTTTTTCTCCTCATAATTAATCTTTGCCATTTCTAAACTGGTTtagactgaaaaagaaaaagaacgtTTGTTAAGGCATAAGAAGTTTCTATACTTTGAGCTTTTCCAAATAACGGAGAAGACAAGCGTCAAAAATGAGTTCAGCCGGGTTCTTCTGAACATTTGTGGGACAGCCCACTGAGTCATCATGGTTTTGAAGGTAAGAGGATAAAACTGTCAGTGTTAAAAGATGGAGCGGCAAGTTGCTATAGCAATAGCAAGTTGTACAATAAATTATTGCTCCCAGAAGGATAGCcgtttcaacatttgttttgaatgatTGAAATaatgtattgctttttatttgcattgccAGCCAAATACTCTGTGTCACTACGTTAGAAGGGAAGGTTCATTcgttaaaaaacataaatcaagaaaaaacTATGTTGTGTAGACAtgtaaataaattcataaaaaaaaattccattaaCGTACAGCAGCATCAAAACTCTGTGAAAACTCTCTGAACTCTGTCAGTGTGTCCCCGAGCAACATGTCAGGATGGGAGCAGTTGAGCAGCACGCTGACTATTGCCTGCGTGGCACAGGCGTTGTTAATGAcctgaaaacacagagaaaa
This sequence is a window from Etheostoma cragini isolate CJK2018 chromosome 9, CSU_Ecrag_1.0, whole genome shotgun sequence. Protein-coding genes within it:
- the uchl5 gene encoding ubiquitin carboxyl-terminal hydrolase isozyme L5 isoform X1, translated to MAGSAGEWCLMESDPGVFTELIKGFGCKGAQVEEIWSMEPENFDNLKPVHGLIFLFKWQPGEEPAGSIVQDSRLDHIFFAKQVINNACATQAIVSVLLNCSHPDMLLGDTLTEFREFSQSFDAAMKGLALSNSEVIRQVHNSFARQQMFEFDAKSTAKDEDAFHFVSYVPVNGRLYELDGLREGPIDLGACNQDDWISAVRPVIEKRIQKYSEGEIRFNLMAIVSDRKMIYERKIAELQTQLTEDEPMDTDQSSTFLSSIQSEIAKYQLLIEEENQKLKRYKIENIRRKHNYLPFIMELLKTLAEYQQLIPLVEKAKEKQSAKKAQEAK
- the uchl5 gene encoding ubiquitin carboxyl-terminal hydrolase isozyme L5 isoform X2, with amino-acid sequence MAGSAGEWCLMESDPGVFTELIKGFGCKGAQVEEIWSMEPENFDNLKPVHGLIFLFKWQPGEEPAGSIVQDSRLDHIFFAKQMKGLALSNSEVIRQVHNSFARQQMFEFDAKSTAKDEDAFHFVSYVPVNGRLYELDGLREGPIDLGACNQDDWISAVRPVIEKRIQKYSEGEIRFNLMAIVSDRKMIYERKIAELQTQLTEDEPMDTDQSSTFLSSIQSEIAKYQLLIEEENQKLKRYKIENIRRKHNYLPFIMELLKTLAEYQQLIPLVEKAKEKQSAKKAQEAK